From a single Pelobacter seleniigenes DSM 18267 genomic region:
- a CDS encoding DMT family transporter → MTSDSNDAERRNLLPYILLGFTNLFWSLNFIIGKLVSGVMPPVTISFFRWLLPAAVFLTLNWGSVKNNIELIKKNIPLLIGLGLSGYAINSICVYEAVSFTSTINTSFINAFNPVLIALAGYLMYRYPISRKQALGFFLSLIGVVTIIFKGRLLSILSLQVNIGDLFMLGSICFWAIHTVLYKQKATAMPARVIFTAMMCSGVILTLPLVIIENSLIGLSWIQRIEPSHILGILALNIFPSVLAYSFWNRALAHVSANEVAISQYLIPVFTTLISVSLLGERLQMFHLFGGGLIFLGVFLVTTVRTGNKKSQRIVS, encoded by the coding sequence ATGACTTCCGATTCTAACGACGCCGAACGGCGCAATCTTCTCCCATATATTCTCCTCGGATTCACAAATCTGTTCTGGAGTCTGAATTTCATTATCGGCAAGCTTGTGTCAGGGGTTATGCCGCCGGTCACTATCAGTTTTTTCAGATGGCTGCTTCCAGCAGCGGTTTTCCTGACTTTAAACTGGGGTTCGGTTAAAAACAATATCGAGCTGATCAAGAAAAATATACCGTTACTTATCGGCCTGGGGCTATCCGGCTATGCCATCAATTCGATCTGTGTATATGAGGCTGTCAGTTTTACTTCAACCATCAATACCTCGTTTATCAATGCCTTCAACCCGGTACTGATTGCCCTTGCCGGCTATCTGATGTATCGCTACCCCATCAGCAGGAAACAAGCTTTGGGCTTTTTCCTCTCCTTGATTGGGGTGGTGACGATTATTTTTAAAGGCCGACTGTTGAGCATTCTCAGCCTGCAGGTCAATATCGGTGATCTGTTCATGCTGGGAAGCATCTGTTTCTGGGCAATTCATACTGTTCTATACAAACAAAAAGCCACGGCGATGCCTGCCAGGGTGATCTTCACGGCAATGATGTGCAGCGGCGTTATTTTAACTCTGCCTCTGGTCATCATCGAAAACAGCCTGATCGGGCTCAGCTGGATACAAAGAATCGAACCGTCCCACATCCTGGGGATTTTGGCCCTGAACATCTTTCCTTCGGTGCTGGCCTACAGCTTCTGGAATCGCGCGCTAGCACATGTTTCCGCCAATGAAGTCGCCATATCGCAATACCTGATTCCGGTTTTCACAACCCTGATCTCGGTATCCTTACTCGGGGAGCGCTTGCAGATGTTTCATCTGTTTGGCGGTGGGCTGATTTTTTTGGGCGTGTTTCTGGTAACCACGGTCAGAACCGGAAACAAAAAGTCCCAGCGAATAGTCTCGTAG
- a CDS encoding cupin domain-containing protein, translating into MNTNKITDGKLTQLSPAKTRRIIHTDNLMMAVWDFTDGPWNNPEPHHSHPQDQIVYVAEGEVIFFIGEKSCHLSTGDTVAVPGGLPHSVQLLTSKVRLVDTWTPIRPEFT; encoded by the coding sequence ATGAATACAAATAAAATAACCGATGGCAAACTGACTCAGCTCTCACCGGCCAAAACGCGTCGAATCATCCATACAGATAACCTGATGATGGCCGTTTGGGATTTTACCGATGGTCCCTGGAATAACCCCGAGCCCCACCATTCGCACCCCCAGGACCAGATCGTCTATGTCGCCGAGGGAGAAGTCATTTTCTTTATTGGTGAAAAATCATGTCATCTGAGCACTGGTGATACCGTAGCAGTCCCAGGGGGCCTGCCTCATTCCGTGCAATTGCTCACCTCCAAGGTCAGACTGGTCGACACCTGGACGCCGATCAGACCTGAATTCACATAA
- a CDS encoding IclR family transcriptional regulator — protein MQSRKEPKLVNTLATAMSILECFSTREAELPLARICEKTGLYKSRVHRLCSTLLALGYLVRASGCNYRLGPKLMVLGRAYEKTNTLRSITVPIMHQLSQQTGLSSTLYVIDGFRSICLAREMGPSSLVYAINEGDCEDLYTTAAGRILLAHAEADFVEAVLGRARPVRFTPSTLVQVEQIRRELEVIKGQGYAQNQQEREFGISAIAAPIFDHQNKVIASLAVAGSAHRFSENTFAELAQPLFEATKQISFRLGQSNNV, from the coding sequence ATGCAGAGCAGAAAAGAACCGAAATTAGTCAACACTCTGGCGACGGCAATGAGCATTCTTGAATGTTTCAGCACCCGGGAAGCTGAGTTGCCCTTGGCCCGGATATGCGAAAAAACCGGGCTTTATAAAAGCAGAGTGCACAGGTTGTGCAGCACCTTGCTGGCGCTGGGCTATCTGGTCAGGGCTTCCGGTTGCAATTATCGGCTGGGTCCGAAATTGATGGTCCTTGGTAGGGCTTACGAAAAGACCAATACTTTACGCTCTATTACCGTGCCAATCATGCATCAGCTTTCGCAGCAGACGGGATTGTCATCGACCCTGTATGTCATTGACGGCTTCCGCAGTATCTGCCTGGCGCGGGAAATGGGCCCGTCGAGCTTGGTTTATGCGATTAATGAAGGGGACTGTGAAGATCTCTATACCACTGCGGCCGGCAGAATCCTTCTGGCCCATGCCGAGGCCGATTTTGTTGAGGCTGTTCTTGGACGAGCCAGACCGGTTCGCTTTACGCCGTCCACCCTGGTTCAGGTTGAGCAGATCCGAAGAGAGCTTGAAGTGATAAAAGGGCAGGGGTATGCACAAAATCAGCAGGAGCGTGAATTTGGTATTTCCGCGATTGCCGCACCGATCTTTGATCACCAAAATAAGGTGATAGCCTCTTTGGCCGTGGCCGGCTCGGCTCATCGCTTTTCGGAGAATACTTTTGCTGAGTTGGCTCAGCCCTTGTTTGAAGCAACCAAGCAGATATCCTTCAGATTGGGACAGTCGAACAACGTATAA
- a CDS encoding TRAP transporter large permease produces MELALLGSFFGMTMIGVPVAFALALSVSLILITSMHMPLVMVSQIMYSGIDSFSFMAVPFFMLAGAFMSAGGVTSRLVNFSQAIVGSFTGGLAQAVCVAGMFFAAISGSSAATTAALGSTMVDQMEAKGYRRALATGVVAAGGTVGIVIPPSITLVVYGVIAGISIGDLFIGGLIPGILMGVVMCIVSWGIAKKEKIPADGKFSFAKFFTTFKESFWALMTPVIIIGGIYGGIFTPTEAAAVAAVYGIFVGLFIYKELKIKDFPEIIFKAVIGTTLIMFIVGAAKVFGWMMTSLQIPHHIGAWVVSLTSSPIVFLLMMNVLLLAIGTVINASAAVVILTPIFLPVAIRLGIDPLGFGVLMVINLAIGCITPPVGLDLFVASAITKVPLERVMRASFPYLLALIATLMVFTFFPAIITFLPNLLH; encoded by the coding sequence ATGGAACTCGCTTTGCTCGGATCTTTTTTCGGTATGACCATGATAGGAGTCCCGGTCGCTTTTGCTCTGGCGTTGTCGGTCTCCCTTATCCTGATAACATCAATGCACATGCCCCTGGTCATGGTCTCCCAGATCATGTACTCGGGGATTGACTCCTTCTCTTTCATGGCGGTTCCCTTCTTTATGCTGGCTGGCGCGTTCATGTCCGCAGGTGGGGTCACTTCCCGGCTGGTCAACTTTTCTCAGGCGATTGTCGGCTCCTTTACCGGTGGCCTGGCCCAGGCAGTCTGTGTGGCGGGTATGTTTTTTGCCGCAATCTCCGGTTCTTCGGCAGCGACAACCGCAGCGCTCGGCTCAACCATGGTCGATCAGATGGAAGCGAAAGGCTACCGCCGAGCCCTTGCCACTGGGGTTGTCGCTGCCGGCGGCACCGTCGGGATTGTCATCCCCCCCTCTATCACCCTGGTCGTTTATGGCGTCATTGCTGGAATCTCCATCGGCGATCTGTTTATCGGCGGACTGATTCCCGGGATTCTCATGGGCGTGGTCATGTGTATCGTCAGTTGGGGCATTGCCAAAAAAGAGAAGATTCCTGCTGATGGTAAATTTTCCTTCGCAAAGTTCTTCACCACATTTAAAGAATCATTCTGGGCACTCATGACTCCGGTGATCATCATTGGTGGCATCTACGGAGGCATTTTCACTCCCACCGAAGCCGCTGCAGTTGCTGCTGTCTATGGGATCTTTGTCGGGCTTTTCATCTACAAGGAATTGAAGATCAAGGATTTCCCGGAGATTATTTTCAAGGCGGTCATCGGGACCACCCTGATCATGTTTATCGTCGGTGCCGCCAAGGTTTTCGGTTGGATGATGACCAGCCTGCAGATTCCCCATCATATCGGCGCCTGGGTTGTTTCCCTGACTTCATCACCGATCGTCTTCCTGCTGATGATGAACGTGCTGCTTCTTGCAATCGGCACGGTTATCAACGCATCTGCAGCGGTGGTTATTTTGACGCCGATTTTCCTGCCGGTCGCTATCCGACTGGGGATTGATCCGCTGGGGTTCGGTGTATTAATGGTCATCAACCTGGCCATCGGCTGCATTACTCCGCCGGTTGGACTTGACCTGTTTGTGGCCAGCGCCATCACCAAAGTCCCGCTGGAGCGGGTGATGAGGGCATCGTTTCCATACCTGCTTGCCTTGATTGCAACGTTAATGGTTTTCACCTTCTTCCCGGCAATCATCACCTTCTTGCCCAACCTGCTTCACTAG
- a CDS encoding TRAP transporter small permease, whose product MEKLLNGVRSVLYWISVSSMMVMLLIIFFQVITRYLFGHSYEWSEETARFLFVWVVFLGSALIMGESGHLAVQMLPEHFKDTAFGFLLEIFINICSYLFILLLIVQGGKMTSTMTFQTAPGLGISMSWIYAVIPFSGFLMLLYLIKDSIRIFKAISVRWRSDEPMKIFTSSSAPSQKG is encoded by the coding sequence ATGGAAAAATTACTGAACGGCGTGCGATCCGTCCTTTACTGGATTTCAGTATCGTCAATGATGGTCATGCTTTTGATCATTTTTTTTCAGGTTATCACCCGCTATCTTTTCGGCCATTCCTATGAATGGTCTGAAGAAACAGCCCGCTTCCTGTTTGTCTGGGTGGTGTTCCTTGGCTCGGCCCTGATTATGGGCGAAAGCGGCCATTTGGCCGTACAGATGCTGCCGGAACATTTTAAAGACACCGCCTTCGGGTTCTTGCTGGAAATTTTTATCAATATCTGCAGCTATCTGTTTATCCTCCTGCTCATTGTCCAAGGCGGCAAAATGACCTCGACCATGACCTTTCAGACAGCGCCTGGTCTGGGGATCTCCATGAGCTGGATTTATGCCGTCATTCCGTTCAGCGGATTTCTGATGCTCCTTTATCTGATTAAGGACTCGATCAGAATTTTCAAAGCAATCAGCGTACGCTGGCGGAGTGACGAACCGATGAAAATATTCACCTCGTCCTCCGCACCAAGTCAGAAGGGATAA
- a CDS encoding DctP family TRAP transporter solute-binding subunit has protein sequence MKRTIRLIFMALLVLTLSGTSFAADVVLKLGHIAEPVHPYGKGADYFAKLVAEKSNGAIEVQVFPSSQLGGQKDLVESMVYGGIDMALVGTAVLGQFQPQISIFDLPFLFKDRNHAYKSLDTVGMDIGKGLEPKGIKLLGYMENGIRHLTNNVREVKTPADMADLKIRVMNNKVYIEMMKALGASPTPMAFGELYSAMQQGTVDGQENPSAHIWTKRFFEVQKYASLTAHSYSPEPLIMSMITWNRLNEQQREIIRSAAKEAIDWQRKIAAEQDKEYWDKIKASGKIKVTEVDRAPFKAATKPVIKMFADKVGQDNLDKIEALAD, from the coding sequence ATGAAAAGAACGATCAGGTTAATCTTCATGGCACTGCTGGTGCTCACTCTGTCCGGCACTTCCTTCGCCGCGGATGTCGTCCTTAAACTGGGGCATATCGCAGAACCGGTTCATCCCTATGGCAAAGGCGCAGATTATTTTGCCAAACTCGTTGCCGAAAAATCCAATGGTGCGATTGAAGTTCAGGTGTTCCCATCTTCTCAGTTGGGCGGGCAAAAGGACCTGGTGGAAAGCATGGTCTACGGGGGCATCGATATGGCCCTGGTCGGCACGGCCGTACTTGGTCAATTCCAACCGCAGATCTCAATTTTTGACCTGCCGTTCCTCTTTAAAGATCGCAACCATGCCTATAAATCCCTGGACACCGTCGGCATGGACATCGGTAAGGGCCTTGAACCCAAGGGCATTAAATTGCTGGGTTATATGGAAAACGGTATCCGCCACCTGACCAACAATGTCCGTGAAGTCAAAACCCCCGCAGATATGGCCGACCTCAAAATCCGGGTCATGAACAATAAAGTCTATATCGAAATGATGAAAGCCCTGGGAGCATCTCCGACACCGATGGCTTTCGGCGAGTTGTACAGCGCCATGCAGCAGGGCACCGTGGATGGGCAGGAGAACCCAAGCGCCCATATCTGGACCAAACGGTTTTTCGAAGTCCAGAAATATGCGTCCCTCACCGCTCATTCCTACTCTCCCGAGCCGCTGATCATGTCCATGATCACCTGGAACCGGCTCAACGAGCAACAGCGTGAGATCATCCGGTCTGCAGCAAAAGAAGCCATCGACTGGCAGCGAAAAATCGCTGCAGAGCAGGACAAGGAATATTGGGACAAGATCAAGGCTTCCGGCAAAATCAAAGTGACTGAAGTTGACCGGGCCCCCTTCAAGGCCGCTACCAAGCCTGTCATCAAAATGTTTGCCGACAAGGTCGGTCAGGACAATCTTGACAAAATTGAAGCATTGGCCGACTGA
- a CDS encoding thiamine pyrophosphate-binding protein, with protein sequence MKDLIAHQVVSYLEDRGVEYVFGLCGHTNIALLSALEKSSVHFVNTRHEQIAAHAADGYARAKKTTSVVLSHLGPGMSNAATGVANAALDCIPMVVIIGDIPSHYYGKHPHQEVNLHADGAQSEMYRPFCKRVWRVESPELFPEILEKAFQLAESGQPGPVAIDVPMDIFSKEVEVERFARVKKNTRNLSKPSLDEDVAKEIVTRMVEAKKPLLYVGGGIILADAAEELQAFVDHTNIPVAHSLMGKGALPDDHPFTLGMSGFWGTQYINDSCRTADYILGLGTRFKEADCSSWYPEFTFDIPGTSKLIHIDIDSSEIGRNYPVEIGAVADLKQALKVLTKVAKQLYPQGIQRPELKQEIANYRAEFKSSNSTMEQSDAYPMMPERILADVRAVLPRDAIITTDVGWNKNGVGQQFPIYTPGSIQIPGGYATMGFGAPAALGAKLACPDKVVIALIGDGGFGQNPAVLATAAYEKIPVVWVVMNNNAFGTIAGLEKAHYGTTFGTIFPEPTDFAAIAKAYGVEGISIQSAAEFKPALEKAIASNKPTVIDVRMINNPVPTTGHWNILDIYSPGKKVSHVSTD encoded by the coding sequence GTGAAAGATCTTATCGCACACCAAGTTGTCAGCTACCTTGAAGACAGAGGCGTTGAATACGTCTTCGGGCTCTGCGGACATACAAACATTGCCTTACTTTCGGCCCTGGAAAAGAGCTCGGTCCATTTCGTCAATACCCGACATGAACAAATTGCCGCCCACGCAGCAGACGGCTACGCCCGCGCCAAAAAGACCACCTCTGTGGTCCTGAGCCATTTGGGGCCAGGCATGTCCAATGCAGCAACCGGCGTTGCCAACGCAGCTCTCGACTGTATTCCGATGGTGGTGATCATTGGTGACATTCCATCCCACTATTATGGGAAGCACCCCCACCAGGAAGTTAACCTGCATGCCGATGGCGCCCAATCGGAAATGTACCGCCCCTTCTGTAAGCGGGTCTGGCGGGTGGAAAGCCCGGAACTGTTCCCGGAAATCCTCGAAAAAGCCTTCCAACTTGCAGAGAGCGGCCAGCCCGGACCGGTCGCTATTGATGTGCCGATGGATATTTTTTCCAAAGAAGTTGAGGTTGAACGTTTTGCTCGTGTCAAGAAAAACACCCGCAACTTGTCCAAACCTTCGTTGGATGAAGATGTCGCCAAAGAGATCGTGACCAGAATGGTTGAAGCCAAGAAACCGCTGCTCTACGTCGGCGGCGGTATTATTCTGGCTGATGCAGCAGAAGAACTGCAGGCCTTCGTTGACCATACCAATATCCCGGTGGCCCACAGCCTGATGGGCAAAGGCGCGTTGCCCGACGACCATCCTTTCACCCTCGGCATGAGCGGCTTCTGGGGAACCCAGTATATCAACGATTCCTGCCGTACCGCCGATTATATCCTGGGCCTGGGAACCCGCTTTAAAGAGGCGGACTGCAGCTCTTGGTATCCGGAGTTCACATTTGATATTCCCGGGACTTCAAAACTGATTCATATCGATATCGACAGTAGCGAGATCGGCCGCAACTATCCGGTTGAAATCGGTGCGGTTGCAGATCTGAAACAAGCCCTGAAGGTTTTGACCAAAGTCGCCAAGCAGCTCTACCCGCAAGGGATTCAACGTCCTGAGCTGAAGCAGGAAATCGCTAATTACCGCGCGGAATTCAAAAGCAGTAACAGTACCATGGAGCAAAGCGACGCCTACCCGATGATGCCGGAACGCATTCTCGCGGACGTGCGGGCGGTCCTGCCCCGCGACGCAATTATTACCACTGACGTCGGCTGGAACAAAAACGGCGTCGGCCAACAGTTCCCCATCTATACGCCGGGTAGCATTCAGATCCCCGGTGGCTATGCAACCATGGGTTTCGGTGCCCCGGCCGCCCTGGGTGCAAAACTCGCCTGCCCGGATAAAGTCGTCATTGCCCTGATCGGTGACGGCGGATTCGGCCAGAATCCTGCAGTGCTCGCCACCGCAGCCTATGAAAAAATCCCTGTCGTTTGGGTGGTTATGAACAATAACGCCTTCGGGACCATCGCCGGCCTGGAAAAAGCCCATTATGGAACAACTTTTGGAACCATTTTCCCGGAACCGACGGATTTCGCAGCAATCGCCAAAGCTTATGGTGTTGAGGGAATCAGCATCCAGTCGGCAGCTGAATTCAAGCCGGCCCTGGAAAAAGCGATCGCCTCCAACAAGCCGACAGTGATTGATGTCCGTATGATCAATAACCCTGTTCCGACCACCGGACACTGGAACATCTTGGATATCTATTCTCCGGGCAAAAAAGTATCCCACGTCAGTACTGACTGA
- a CDS encoding TRAP transporter large permease, translating to MVYIILLAGLIVGLPVAFAILAALFYFMAVGDFPYALRLVATQMYGGMKSFPLLAIPLFILAGELMNESGITSRIIAFTTVLVGRFRAGLAMVNIWASVVFAGLSGSAVADTSALGRVFIPEMEKRGYPRDFAAAITAASSVIGPIIPPSIPVIIYALTVTGVSVPGLFLGGIGPGLLLAVLLSIYVMVFAGHFEKPEPFRSKASKINILLQGIIPLLMPIFIVGSILIGVVTPTEAASFAVAYALVVGIFIFRELKIKDLPAIFARSMRDSSVIMVVIGAVSAANWLMTYNRIPNMITDFAMEFMSAKWMFLVSTMILFLVVGLFLEGIAAMLVLVPILHPIAVSMGVDPTHFGILVVFNLMIGLITPPMGLCLFVADSIANVGLGRLTRQILPLFLVELIALIIITFIPVTVLGIPRFFGF from the coding sequence GTGGTCTATATCATCCTTTTGGCCGGCCTTATCGTCGGCCTACCCGTAGCTTTTGCAATCCTTGCCGCGTTGTTCTATTTCATGGCGGTTGGTGATTTTCCTTATGCACTCCGCCTCGTCGCCACCCAAATGTATGGAGGAATGAAGTCCTTCCCGTTATTGGCTATTCCGCTCTTCATTCTTGCCGGTGAACTGATGAATGAGTCAGGTATCACCAGCCGAATTATAGCCTTTACCACAGTCCTGGTCGGACGCTTCCGCGCCGGGCTGGCCATGGTCAATATCTGGGCCTCGGTTGTGTTTGCCGGTCTCTCCGGTTCCGCGGTTGCGGATACTTCGGCCCTCGGCAGGGTCTTTATCCCGGAGATGGAAAAACGCGGCTATCCGCGAGATTTTGCTGCAGCTATCACCGCAGCATCTTCCGTAATCGGTCCAATCATTCCGCCGAGCATTCCGGTCATCATCTACGCCCTGACGGTGACCGGTGTTTCGGTTCCCGGTCTGTTTCTTGGGGGTATCGGACCCGGCCTGCTCCTTGCCGTCCTCCTGTCGATCTACGTTATGGTGTTTGCTGGACACTTTGAAAAACCCGAACCATTCAGAAGCAAAGCGTCCAAGATCAATATTCTGCTGCAGGGAATCATCCCTCTGCTGATGCCAATCTTTATTGTTGGCAGCATCCTGATCGGCGTTGTCACTCCGACCGAAGCAGCGAGCTTTGCCGTCGCTTATGCGCTTGTGGTTGGAATTTTTATCTTCCGTGAATTGAAAATAAAAGACCTGCCGGCGATCTTTGCTCGGTCCATGCGTGACAGCTCGGTGATCATGGTCGTTATCGGCGCTGTCTCGGCTGCTAACTGGTTAATGACCTATAATCGTATTCCCAACATGATCACTGACTTCGCCATGGAGTTCATGAGTGCCAAATGGATGTTCCTGGTCAGCACCATGATTCTGTTCCTGGTCGTCGGCCTGTTTCTCGAAGGTATCGCGGCAATGCTGGTGTTGGTACCTATTCTCCATCCTATTGCGGTTTCAATGGGCGTCGACCCGACCCATTTTGGTATTCTGGTCGTTTTCAACCTGATGATCGGTCTGATTACCCCTCCTATGGGGTTATGCTTGTTTGTCGCCGATTCCATCGCCAATGTCGGCCTGGGTAGGCTCACCCGGCAGATTCTGCCTCTGTTTTTAGTTGAATTGATCGCATTGATAATTATTACCTTTATTCCGGTGACCGTCCTCGGCATTCCTCGGTTTTTCGGCTTTTAA
- a CDS encoding TRAP transporter small permease: protein MPIIFKKAELMYRTTVQRISHLFTGLFAGGASISMFAVFIIIFINSVRRYMIGKSVEWGEELPIYIAVYGFMFGAAYAYMQDRHVRFTILVGFLPPLMTKWLFLLVDAAMVVIGSLLAWSGWQFVLKRGSMESSGMINLAKDLQTATGYDWMIWLGHFYPYQAAMILGGIMLTIAATLKLLGRIIEEPSPRQEEG, encoded by the coding sequence ATGCCGATCATTTTTAAAAAGGCGGAACTCATGTACCGGACAACCGTCCAACGAATCTCTCATCTTTTCACCGGCCTTTTTGCCGGTGGTGCATCAATCTCCATGTTTGCGGTTTTTATTATTATTTTTATCAACTCCGTGCGCCGTTACATGATCGGCAAATCCGTTGAGTGGGGCGAAGAATTACCTATTTACATTGCTGTCTACGGGTTTATGTTCGGTGCCGCATATGCCTATATGCAGGATCGACATGTCCGCTTCACGATCCTGGTCGGCTTTTTGCCGCCCTTAATGACCAAATGGCTCTTCCTTTTGGTAGACGCCGCCATGGTCGTCATCGGCAGTCTGCTCGCCTGGTCAGGATGGCAATTCGTTCTCAAACGTGGCAGCATGGAATCCTCTGGAATGATCAATCTGGCGAAAGATCTGCAAACGGCGACCGGCTATGACTGGATGATCTGGCTTGGGCATTTCTACCCGTACCAGGCGGCCATGATCCTTGGCGGGATCATGTTGACGATAGCGGCAACGCTCAAATTGTTGGGGCGCATTATTGAAGAGCCGTCCCCTCGCCAGGAGGAGGGATAG
- a CDS encoding DctP family TRAP transporter solute-binding subunit, whose protein sequence is MTKRILGLTLVGLFFFSMSALAAPTIKFAHVDPAEWQTSKKGAAATIFKAVVEGESDMKVELFPAKALGDENSLVQQAQEGTTQMVMVSGAMAKVCKVADVLNIPYTFPSAPVAWDVLDGPFGKELAEYCLKKSGLRTLAYGETGFRNFTNNKREIRTPADMKGLKFRVQPIPLYIEMVKGLGGEPTPIAWSELPNALATGVVDGQENPVGVIYNNNLHKLQKYMTLDGHVYGADFILINDEFFQSLTKKEQALLKKAARMAGLMGRAIQEFNTAEGVTKVAAEGMQVYSPTAAELKQFKDAAQPTVVKWLRGELGSEAGWIDKLDAAVKEAQESE, encoded by the coding sequence ATGACCAAAAGAATTCTAGGATTGACACTTGTCGGACTGTTTTTCTTTTCGATGTCTGCATTGGCCGCTCCAACTATCAAGTTTGCCCACGTTGATCCGGCCGAATGGCAAACATCCAAAAAAGGTGCTGCTGCGACAATTTTCAAAGCCGTTGTGGAGGGTGAAAGCGACATGAAAGTTGAGCTTTTCCCGGCTAAGGCCCTCGGTGATGAGAATTCCCTGGTTCAACAGGCTCAAGAGGGAACAACACAAATGGTGATGGTCTCCGGAGCCATGGCCAAAGTTTGCAAAGTCGCGGATGTTCTCAACATTCCCTATACCTTCCCTTCAGCCCCAGTCGCCTGGGATGTGCTTGACGGACCATTCGGCAAAGAATTGGCTGAATACTGCCTTAAAAAATCAGGACTGCGCACCTTAGCTTATGGAGAAACCGGTTTCCGCAACTTCACCAATAATAAACGTGAGATCAGAACGCCCGCAGACATGAAAGGTTTGAAATTCCGGGTCCAACCGATTCCGCTCTACATCGAAATGGTCAAAGGCCTGGGCGGCGAGCCCACTCCAATCGCCTGGTCAGAACTTCCCAATGCTCTGGCAACCGGGGTTGTCGACGGCCAGGAAAATCCGGTCGGTGTCATCTACAACAACAACCTGCACAAACTGCAGAAGTACATGACCCTGGACGGCCATGTCTACGGAGCCGATTTTATCCTGATCAATGACGAATTCTTCCAATCCCTGACCAAAAAAGAACAGGCCCTGCTCAAGAAGGCTGCCCGCATGGCAGGTCTCATGGGCCGCGCTATTCAGGAGTTTAATACCGCCGAGGGGGTTACCAAGGTTGCCGCAGAAGGAATGCAAGTTTACTCGCCAACTGCAGCAGAACTGAAGCAGTTCAAAGACGCGGCGCAACCAACGGTTGTCAAATGGCTGCGTGGTGAGCTGGGTTCTGAAGCTGGGTGGATCGACAAACTTGATGCAGCGGTCAAAGAAGCTCAAGAATCCGAATAG
- a CDS encoding sugar phosphate isomerase/epimerase family protein: MKQEFSLAHLTVIECSPAEMTYIAARTGYDYVSLRLIPMGVPGERAFLPQDKQMVKETKTALHDTGVRFLDLELARILPDKDPQEYVPAMELAAELGARHVISSAWNIAPEGRNFMVERYAQICELAKPFGLTVELEFPSFSSITSLQEATDIIRSAGCSNCGLLLDTLYFHFSELTPEDLTKIPREWFHFLHLCDSVATVPETKEGKIRIARDERLYIGEGCIDFDSIFSAIPQVPFSIELPNSKRVKELGYEEHARRCIESAKQYLQDHRFAKSPASV; the protein is encoded by the coding sequence ATGAAACAAGAATTTTCGTTAGCTCATTTAACCGTCATTGAATGCTCACCGGCTGAAATGACCTATATAGCGGCCCGAACCGGTTATGACTACGTCAGCTTACGGCTGATTCCCATGGGCGTACCGGGAGAACGCGCATTCCTTCCCCAAGATAAGCAGATGGTCAAGGAGACCAAAACCGCGCTGCACGACACCGGGGTACGCTTTCTCGATCTTGAACTGGCGCGCATTTTACCTGATAAGGATCCTCAGGAGTATGTCCCGGCCATGGAGCTTGCCGCAGAATTGGGAGCCCGGCATGTTATCTCCAGTGCCTGGAATATCGCACCGGAGGGCCGGAACTTCATGGTAGAGCGGTATGCCCAGATCTGTGAACTCGCCAAACCTTTTGGACTGACGGTCGAACTGGAGTTCCCATCATTCTCCAGCATTACCTCACTACAGGAAGCAACGGACATTATTCGTAGCGCAGGATGTTCAAACTGCGGGCTGCTATTGGATACACTCTATTTTCATTTTTCCGAGTTAACCCCGGAAGACTTGACGAAAATACCCCGCGAATGGTTCCACTTCCTACATCTGTGCGACTCCGTGGCAACGGTCCCTGAAACCAAAGAAGGAAAGATTCGCATCGCTCGCGATGAACGCCTGTATATCGGCGAAGGATGTATCGATTTTGACTCCATCTTCAGCGCCATTCCACAGGTTCCCTTTTCGATTGAACTGCCGAACAGCAAAAGAGTCAAAGAACTCGGCTATGAAGAGCATGCGCGCAGATGTATTGAAAGTGCCAAACAGTATCTGCAGGATCACCGTTTTGCAAAATCCCCAGCCTCTGTTTAA